The following is a genomic window from bacterium.
ACTAGCATTTCGCAAAAAGTCCTCACACAGCAACTCCGTGAGCTCATGAGTGACGGAATTGTTCAGCGACAGCCCAAGGGCGCGATTCCGGCGCCTGTTGTATATTCGCTAACCGACTACGGTCGATCAGTATTGCCCTTAGTTGAATCCATTCGCGTATGGGGAAGGGGTCACTTGGAGCGCTTTTCCTGACGCAGGCGAGACGCCCGCGCTACATTGCTCGGTAAA
Proteins encoded in this region:
- a CDS encoding helix-turn-helix transcriptional regulator, whose translation is TSISQKVLTQQLRELMSDGIVQRQPKGAIPAPVVYSLTDYGRSVLPLVESIRVWGRGHLERFS